AGGCGGGCTGGCCGGTGAAACCGTGGCTGAGCAGCACCCCGACCCGGCGCCCACCGGTCGAGGCGGGCTGCGCCTCGGTGGTGAACGGGGAGGCGAGCGGGTGCACCGGCGGCGCGGACTGAGGGGTCATGGCCGAGATCATGCCCTAGGCTGCCCCTCGGGTGGACCGACCGACACGTCGTGTCCGCGGCGGGCGCCCCAGGCGGCTCCCGTGGATGCTGTCGCACGTGGTCGGGGAGGGTTGTCTCGGTGTTCTACTGGTTCCTCAAGTGGGTGGCCATCGGTCCGTTGCTGCGGATCGTCTTCCGGCCCCAGGTCGAGGGCGGCGACCACGTGCCCGACGAGGGGCCGGCGATCCTGGCCAGCAACCACCTCTCGTACGCCGACTGGCTGTTCATGCCGCTCACGCTCTCGCGCCGGGTCACCTTCGTGGCCAAGGCGGAGTACTTCACCGGCACCGGGGTCAAGGGCTGGCTGCAGAAGACCTTCTTCTCCGGCTCCGGCCAGGTGCCGATCGACCGCACCGGCGCGGACGCTGCCGCCGGGGCCCTGCTGTCGGCCAAGCGCGTCCTCGGCGAGGGCGGCCTCTTCGGCATCTACCCCGAGGGCACCCGCTCGCACGACGGGCGGCTCTACCGCGGCAAGACCGGCGTCGCACGCCTGGCCCTCGAGACCGGTGTGCCGGTGATCCCGGTCGCGGTGGTGGGCACCGACGTGGTCGCCCCGCCGGGCAAGAAGTTCGGCTCCTTCACGCGCCCGGTGGTGCGCTTCGGGCGCCCCCTGGACTTCTCCCGCTACGAGGGTCTCGAGAACGATCGCTACATCCTGCGCTCGATCACCGACGAGATCATGTACGAGATCATGCGGCTCTCCGAGCAGGAGTACGTCGACATGTACGCCACCCGCGCCAAGGAGGAGTCCAAGCGGGCCGACGCCGCGGCCGCCGAGGCCGCTGCCGAGCAGAAGAAGGCGTCCTGACCCGCTTCGCGCTCTTCTTCCGCGGGGCCACCGACCCCGCGGCGGTGGCGGTCGAGGACCGGCTCTTCCAGGCCCTGGCCTGGCTGCGCTGGGTGGTGCTGGCCAACATGGTCGTCCTCAACGTCTACCGCTACGACAACTTCCAGCGCCCGATGCTCGGGATGGGGCTCGTCGGCCTGCTCGTGGTCTGGACCGTCCTGGCCGGCCACTGGTACGCCGCCCCCGCCCGACGCCGGTGGCCGCTGCTGAGCGCCGACCTCGCGCTGGCCGTCGTGGCGCTGCTGGCCAGCCCGCTGGTCAAGGGCACCGGCTTCAACGCCTCGGTCCCGGGCTTCTGGGTGATGGCCGCCCTCCTCGCCTGGGCCGTGCACCTGCGCTGGCAGGGCGGGCTGGTCGCGGCCGTCGTGCTGGCCGGCACCGACCTCGCAGTGCGCCAGGACGTCAGCCAGTCGGTCTACGGCAACGTCTTCCTGCTCCTCATCGGTGGCCCGATCGTCGGCTTCATGGCCGCCTCGCTGCAGCAGATGGCGACCGAGCGGGACCGGGCCGAGCGGGCCGCGGCGGTCGCGGCCGAACGCACCCGGCTGGCCCGGGCCGTGCACGACGGGGTGCTCCAGGTCCTCGCGCTGGTCCAGCGCCGAGGCCGGGAGCTGGGCGGGGACGGCGCCGAGCTGAGCCGCCTGGCCGGAGAGCAGGAGGTCGTGC
This Nocardioides dokdonensis FR1436 DNA region includes the following protein-coding sequences:
- a CDS encoding lysophospholipid acyltransferase family protein — protein: MFYWFLKWVAIGPLLRIVFRPQVEGGDHVPDEGPAILASNHLSYADWLFMPLTLSRRVTFVAKAEYFTGTGVKGWLQKTFFSGSGQVPIDRTGADAAAGALLSAKRVLGEGGLFGIYPEGTRSHDGRLYRGKTGVARLALETGVPVIPVAVVGTDVVAPPGKKFGSFTRPVVRFGRPLDFSRYEGLENDRYILRSITDEIMYEIMRLSEQEYVDMYATRAKEESKRADAAAAEAAAEQKKAS
- the macS gene encoding MacS family sensor histidine kinase, with product MAVEDRLFQALAWLRWVVLANMVVLNVYRYDNFQRPMLGMGLVGLLVVWTVLAGHWYAAPARRRWPLLSADLALAVVALLASPLVKGTGFNASVPGFWVMAALLAWAVHLRWQGGLVAAVVLAGTDLAVRQDVSQSVYGNVFLLLIGGPIVGFMAASLQQMATERDRAERAAAVAAERTRLARAVHDGVLQVLALVQRRGRELGGDGAELSRLAGEQEVVLRGLIRTQDAVDGSPSGVSGDSGTAERTADLAAELVRLDARPGVEVAVPAASVRLPEHVVSELVAAVGACLDNVQRHVPAPAEGGPARAWVLLEALADRVEVSVRDEGPGIPEGRLDEAVGEGRLGVSGSIRGRLEDLGGSAGLSTGSFGTEWELVLPR